Proteins from a genomic interval of Pseudodesulfovibrio nedwellii:
- a CDS encoding ERF family protein gives MESQMCSPEITELVEAMIQVQQTLSPALKDAENTFTNSRYATLHSVMNACRDALLQHGIWLTQYPVSVELNQLGLVTKIVHAETGQWQASLLTMPLPKNDPQGYGSAMTYARRYGLSALIGIVTENDDDGEMASQQREPQNGVFQSRNCGNNSPAAQPLSMAKGNAPGAVNLPRLDGVQYRKGTANDGKQCVLATGDTHPKKEFLRKAGFRWDGTRKVWWRYADAA, from the coding sequence ATGGAATCCCAGATGTGTTCCCCTGAAATTACGGAATTGGTAGAGGCTATGATCCAGGTGCAGCAGACGTTGTCACCTGCGCTCAAGGATGCTGAAAACACTTTTACCAACAGTCGCTATGCAACGCTTCACTCGGTCATGAATGCATGTCGTGATGCTCTTCTTCAGCACGGTATTTGGCTGACCCAGTATCCGGTTTCTGTCGAATTGAACCAGCTCGGTCTTGTAACCAAGATCGTCCATGCTGAAACAGGTCAATGGCAAGCCTCATTGTTGACCATGCCGTTACCCAAAAATGATCCACAAGGATATGGCTCGGCTATGACCTATGCACGTCGATATGGATTATCCGCGTTGATCGGGATTGTGACGGAGAACGATGATGATGGTGAAATGGCCTCTCAGCAGAGAGAACCGCAAAATGGAGTTTTCCAGTCCCGGAACTGCGGGAACAATTCACCCGCTGCACAGCCATTATCGATGGCCAAGGGTAATGCCCCTGGGGCAGTTAATCTACCACGTCTTGATGGCGTTCAGTATCGAAAAGGTACAGCCAATGACGGCAAGCAATGTGTCTTGGCAACTGGTGATACTCATCCCAAGAAGGAATTCCTTCGTAAAGCCGGTTTCCGTTGGGATGGCACTCGTAAAGTTTGGTGGAGGTATGCAGATGCAGCGTGA
- a CDS encoding PD-(D/E)XK nuclease family protein yields the protein MRIQVGYCFDGGSFPGELGAAEAVEGVVTTGPLGLVSILETRLGLVGAHYGQPIRIARYLAAMDALCKTGEPFYKKSFEADGWSSAKSLLVLRDQLRLSGWDGSNLGSSSRLTDMAILEEANILPGLAERIEVVLDSLVKYSISGVSEVTLHVHEQAQWPSCWRRLFTTLEQEGVSISVTQFDFSTKAPTDLDVLHGALCDSGVGDGFFKADGSLICLSASTALEAADALGAWLAAEENNEGTVVIIAESGTEVLDAAMRRHGLPRPGGGSRSQWRAALQLLPLGLGIHWAPFDPQRYLEFLTAPICPLHPAMAGRLVRALEKEPGLGGKKWLEAVAKCEEWARRQENADVLLEDLRFWTEVKRVPPHTGLDVETIRDICLRLSDWAAKGIRAQEGKLMSAVSGMALELAEAVGEIGRQAIPKPQLDRMLDSVIGGGAAVSDKAEASPWTVLSHPGQLGGNVGTVIWWNFTMTGLPSGRLPWTNAEIEALSSAGVRMKDVDLQRNLELSSWQQAACNATKRLILVMPEQDGGEPLAPHPFWENIAAATKLSEETDIPSMTVSASQLRRGDGKLLERIIPLEPVTENAALTFQDQWQAPAGIIERREKESPSGMSKLIKCPLAWVLSHVLKISATGSPTLCQGNQLIGSFCHSIVEDLINESQNWKSDEAVSRATTLFDSRLKEMAATYLLPGMETKREFLRSRLRRAVGDLFERIEGAGLSVVESEREVERTDAGGQTYRGYVDISLEDDKGNPVVWDMKWTNKSKYRREELEKGIALQLAAYCWMLDKDDFPAFGAYYMLAQTELISSQAPWLPPEDVVDSDLKATWEMVRERYDATIDRLMAGDVEAIAPSDEEKEFDFGTGCFFCDYAMVCGVGYE from the coding sequence ATGAGAATACAGGTTGGATATTGTTTTGATGGTGGCAGCTTCCCTGGCGAATTGGGAGCAGCAGAAGCGGTAGAAGGTGTAGTAACGACTGGCCCGCTTGGTTTGGTCAGTATCCTTGAAACCCGCCTTGGACTGGTCGGTGCCCATTATGGGCAGCCGATTCGTATTGCCCGCTACCTTGCGGCAATGGATGCGCTTTGCAAGACTGGTGAACCTTTCTACAAAAAATCCTTTGAAGCTGATGGGTGGTCTTCGGCGAAGAGTCTTCTTGTATTACGGGATCAGCTTCGATTGTCAGGTTGGGATGGGAGCAATCTAGGCTCCTCGTCGCGATTGACAGATATGGCGATCCTTGAAGAAGCCAACATATTGCCCGGCCTTGCTGAACGCATTGAAGTCGTTCTCGACTCGCTCGTCAAATACAGCATTTCAGGTGTTTCAGAAGTGACGCTGCATGTGCATGAACAAGCGCAATGGCCATCTTGTTGGCGTAGGCTTTTTACAACGTTGGAGCAAGAGGGCGTCAGCATCAGTGTGACTCAGTTCGATTTCTCGACGAAAGCACCCACTGACCTGGATGTGCTGCATGGAGCCCTCTGTGATTCAGGCGTTGGCGATGGTTTTTTTAAAGCGGACGGTTCGCTGATTTGCTTGAGTGCTTCGACTGCTCTGGAGGCGGCAGACGCTTTGGGAGCGTGGCTTGCTGCTGAAGAAAACAATGAGGGAACCGTAGTCATTATTGCAGAATCTGGAACAGAAGTTTTGGATGCCGCCATGCGTAGGCACGGCTTGCCTCGCCCTGGTGGTGGAAGTCGATCCCAATGGCGTGCTGCGTTGCAGTTGTTGCCCTTAGGGTTAGGAATTCATTGGGCTCCGTTCGACCCGCAGCGGTATCTTGAATTTTTGACTGCACCAATATGCCCTTTGCATCCAGCCATGGCTGGTCGTCTTGTACGCGCCCTTGAAAAAGAACCTGGCCTGGGTGGAAAGAAATGGCTTGAGGCTGTTGCCAAGTGTGAAGAATGGGCACGAAGGCAGGAGAATGCGGACGTGTTGCTGGAGGATTTACGTTTTTGGACCGAAGTAAAACGTGTGCCTCCACATACAGGATTGGATGTTGAAACCATCCGTGACATTTGTTTGCGCTTGAGTGACTGGGCGGCAAAGGGAATCCGGGCTCAAGAAGGGAAACTGATGAGTGCAGTGTCAGGCATGGCATTGGAGCTTGCGGAAGCGGTGGGCGAAATAGGCCGACAGGCCATTCCGAAGCCTCAATTGGATCGAATGCTTGATTCAGTCATAGGTGGCGGTGCGGCAGTCTCAGACAAGGCCGAAGCTTCACCGTGGACGGTCTTGTCACATCCGGGACAACTCGGCGGTAATGTTGGCACAGTTATTTGGTGGAACTTCACTATGACAGGACTGCCGTCTGGCCGTTTGCCATGGACGAATGCCGAGATAGAAGCCCTGAGCAGTGCTGGCGTTCGCATGAAGGATGTTGATTTACAACGGAACTTAGAGCTTTCATCCTGGCAACAGGCTGCGTGCAATGCCACGAAGAGGCTGATTCTCGTTATGCCGGAACAGGATGGAGGAGAACCCCTAGCTCCCCATCCCTTCTGGGAAAACATAGCTGCCGCAACGAAGCTTTCCGAAGAGACAGATATTCCATCCATGACGGTTTCGGCTTCACAACTTCGTCGTGGCGACGGCAAGCTGTTGGAGAGGATTATTCCTCTTGAACCCGTGACGGAGAACGCGGCTCTGACATTTCAGGATCAATGGCAGGCTCCGGCGGGTATCATCGAAAGGCGAGAGAAGGAATCTCCGTCAGGCATGTCAAAGCTTATCAAATGTCCGCTGGCTTGGGTGTTGAGTCATGTCCTTAAGATCAGCGCAACAGGAAGCCCGACTCTCTGCCAAGGCAATCAGCTTATCGGTTCATTCTGCCACTCCATAGTCGAGGATTTGATCAACGAGTCTCAGAACTGGAAATCCGACGAAGCCGTATCTAGAGCCACAACCCTATTCGACTCTCGCCTCAAGGAGATGGCTGCAACGTATCTGCTGCCCGGTATGGAAACTAAGCGAGAGTTTTTAAGATCTAGACTCCGTCGGGCCGTGGGCGATTTGTTCGAACGTATAGAAGGCGCAGGGCTGTCAGTCGTTGAAAGTGAAAGGGAAGTTGAACGGACGGACGCAGGTGGTCAGACATATCGCGGCTACGTCGATATCAGCCTTGAAGACGACAAAGGCAATCCTGTTGTGTGGGATATGAAGTGGACGAACAAAAGCAAATATCGCCGTGAAGAGCTAGAGAAGGGAATAGCTCTGCAACTCGCGGCCTATTGCTGGATGCTCGACAAGGACGATTTTCCAGCCTTTGGAGCATACTACATGCTCGCTCAGACCGAACTGATATCTTCACAGGCTCCATGGTTGCCCCCAGAAGACGTTGTTGATTCTGACTTGAAAGCCACATGGGAAATGGTGCGTGAGCGGTATGACGCCACCATTGACCGACTGATGGCCGGAGACGTGGAGGCCATTGCACCCAGCGATGAGGAAAAGGAATTCGATTTCGGCACAGGCTGCTTTTTCTGTGATTACGCAATGGTATGCGGGGTGGGATATGAGTAA
- a CDS encoding UvrD-helicase domain-containing protein — translation MSKNIKLISASAGSGKTYSLTETFVNSLDEGVRPEGVVATTFTKKAAQEIGSRFRSKLFELDRTEDAQRVFGGYIGTVNSVCGALLKDYAFEIGQSPTVEVLPEGEDGAVFRVAISDAIGRRAKQIVPLVRSLEIEGWEDIVKDIIDKARSNAIDRKMMLESGKHSWELLKELLPDPISEAEGKKLDSEIVRELERTIAALPADGDTTKGTMGAKKNLQTISRTLYRGSVPHWSTWSKLSKISPTKKSAYEVETLHELAGQFLTHPRFHKEVRQFITLLFDCASEAAGLYQQYKRVLGLIDFTDQEALALQMVEDKDVASQLQERLDMVMVDEFQDTSPIQLALFLKLSKLVKQSVWVGDQKQSIYGFRGSDPALMDAVIEALGEPETLPNSWRTQPALVDFASEYFTAAFGQFGLPEKRVRLTSKVKATKPKHPHLKCWRFESKNKTNDTLCLADGIKSMIENAPDYVVLDKITREERTLKAGDIAVLCMTNADCRDVASVLEEHGIRAAIPRIGLMVRPEVVLVMAAYRYLLSAEDTLAVAELAKVFELEDWFTVALGKGMDAVKDLHPMFERIDDARQGLASLTPSEVLDLAIDLSDASRMALGWGNPALRQANLDALRGHALGYESTCKARRCACTPAGLVHHFHQLEKNEADDQAVGVGDDAVQVLTYHKSKGLEWPVVILTRLDSKERKNPFGLSIQSSDAHFDLDDPLAGRWLRYWPWPFGAQKKIADFSDAVDESDIAKEAFEQERRERLRLLYVGMTRARDYMILAAREEGKGSPTAWLDGYENAGGNQIMSLPEIYGVSQIEVGKQSFPVETVCLTPTEEGGKAAITQSHAPVLPEKTAHHPLARFVPSGDTIDEEKVSVEFFELGPPLLTKTTDSRVDLGDAVHAFLAVATPDQDDAALKARGKRIVSSLSLKDLNADMLLEIHHRLQAFITKTIDPAGIGEVLTEWPIHLKRGLQKGSGWIDMLSRQPDGDVIIDHKTSLGGRDVLKKKAVGYAGQLVTYAQALEKATEKRSKSLWLHFALSGAVVLLSQKE, via the coding sequence ATGAGTAAAAATATCAAATTGATAAGCGCGAGTGCTGGTTCAGGAAAGACCTACTCTTTGACGGAAACCTTCGTGAACAGCCTTGATGAGGGCGTCCGTCCTGAAGGCGTTGTTGCAACCACCTTCACCAAGAAGGCCGCTCAAGAGATTGGCAGTCGTTTTCGCTCAAAGCTTTTTGAATTGGACCGGACGGAAGATGCACAGCGCGTATTTGGTGGTTACATTGGTACCGTTAACTCTGTCTGTGGCGCACTTCTCAAGGATTACGCTTTTGAAATCGGGCAATCCCCGACAGTCGAGGTGCTCCCCGAAGGTGAAGACGGGGCTGTCTTTCGTGTCGCAATTTCAGATGCCATCGGGCGACGTGCCAAGCAGATTGTTCCGCTTGTGCGTTCGTTGGAGATTGAAGGTTGGGAAGACATCGTCAAAGACATTATCGACAAAGCTAGGTCGAATGCTATTGACCGTAAAATGATGTTGGAAAGTGGAAAGCACTCCTGGGAATTACTCAAGGAATTACTACCTGATCCCATTTCTGAAGCCGAAGGCAAAAAGCTTGATTCCGAAATTGTACGGGAATTGGAGCGAACCATTGCTGCTCTTCCGGCAGACGGAGATACAACCAAAGGCACAATGGGAGCTAAGAAAAACCTCCAAACAATTAGCCGCACATTGTATCGTGGTAGCGTGCCTCATTGGTCCACATGGTCCAAACTTTCCAAAATATCACCCACGAAAAAAAGTGCGTATGAAGTTGAAACGCTTCACGAATTGGCAGGACAATTTTTAACCCATCCCCGATTCCATAAGGAAGTTCGTCAATTCATCACATTGCTTTTCGATTGTGCCTCCGAAGCGGCAGGTCTGTATCAACAATACAAACGGGTTTTGGGTCTTATTGACTTTACCGACCAGGAAGCTTTGGCCCTGCAAATGGTCGAAGACAAAGACGTAGCCAGCCAATTGCAGGAACGGTTGGACATGGTGATGGTCGATGAATTTCAGGATACCAGCCCAATTCAACTAGCGTTATTTCTCAAGCTGTCGAAGCTGGTGAAGCAGTCTGTCTGGGTCGGCGACCAGAAACAGTCTATTTACGGATTTCGAGGCTCAGATCCAGCTCTGATGGATGCTGTTATCGAGGCCTTGGGTGAACCGGAGACACTGCCGAATAGTTGGCGGACACAACCTGCCTTGGTTGATTTTGCCAGCGAATATTTCACGGCAGCCTTTGGACAGTTCGGACTCCCTGAAAAAAGGGTACGACTGACCTCCAAAGTTAAGGCGACCAAGCCGAAGCACCCGCACCTGAAATGCTGGCGATTTGAGTCAAAAAACAAAACCAATGACACACTTTGTCTTGCCGATGGCATTAAGTCCATGATCGAAAATGCGCCCGACTATGTGGTCCTTGACAAAATCACAAGGGAAGAACGCACACTCAAGGCTGGCGATATCGCAGTCCTCTGCATGACCAATGCGGATTGCCGTGATGTTGCTTCTGTACTGGAAGAGCATGGTATTCGTGCCGCTATTCCGCGAATCGGACTCATGGTACGTCCTGAGGTCGTTCTTGTTATGGCTGCTTATCGCTACCTTCTTAGTGCTGAAGATACTTTGGCTGTGGCTGAGTTGGCCAAGGTCTTCGAACTGGAGGATTGGTTCACAGTTGCCCTGGGAAAAGGGATGGATGCCGTCAAGGACCTGCATCCCATGTTCGAACGGATTGATGACGCGCGGCAGGGACTCGCTTCGCTGACACCATCTGAGGTGTTGGATTTAGCCATTGATCTTTCTGATGCAAGCCGCATGGCATTAGGTTGGGGCAATCCGGCTCTCAGGCAGGCAAATCTGGATGCTCTGCGCGGTCACGCTTTGGGATATGAATCGACCTGTAAAGCTCGTCGATGCGCTTGCACGCCTGCCGGGCTTGTTCATCATTTTCACCAATTGGAAAAGAATGAGGCGGACGACCAAGCTGTTGGCGTTGGTGACGATGCCGTGCAGGTTCTGACCTATCACAAATCTAAAGGGCTTGAATGGCCTGTTGTCATTTTGACCAGGCTTGATTCCAAGGAGCGCAAAAATCCGTTTGGTTTGAGCATACAGTCCTCCGATGCTCACTTTGATCTCGACGATCCTCTGGCTGGCCGATGGCTCCGCTATTGGCCCTGGCCTTTTGGGGCACAGAAAAAGATCGCAGACTTTTCTGATGCAGTTGATGAAAGCGATATTGCCAAGGAAGCCTTTGAACAGGAGCGTCGGGAGCGGTTGCGTCTGCTATACGTCGGCATGACACGGGCTAGGGACTACATGATCCTTGCAGCCCGAGAGGAAGGCAAAGGCTCACCAACAGCTTGGCTGGACGGTTATGAAAATGCGGGCGGCAACCAGATCATGTCTTTGCCTGAGATATACGGAGTGAGTCAGATAGAAGTGGGCAAGCAATCCTTTCCTGTCGAAACCGTGTGCCTCACACCAACTGAGGAAGGGGGAAAAGCCGCAATCACTCAAAGTCATGCCCCAGTGCTTCCAGAGAAAACAGCACATCATCCTTTGGCGCGATTCGTGCCAAGTGGCGATACAATAGACGAAGAAAAGGTCTCCGTTGAGTTCTTTGAACTTGGACCGCCCTTGCTGACTAAGACAACTGACTCCCGCGTAGATTTGGGTGACGCCGTCCATGCTTTCCTAGCTGTGGCAACGCCGGATCAAGATGATGCTGCTCTCAAAGCAAGAGGGAAAAGGATTGTCAGTAGTCTGAGCCTTAAAGACCTTAATGCAGACATGCTGCTAGAAATTCATCATCGCTTGCAAGCCTTCATCACGAAGACAATTGACCCGGCAGGCATCGGCGAGGTCCTCACAGAATGGCCGATCCATCTCAAGAGAGGATTACAAAAAGGAAGTGGTTGGATAGACATGCTTTCCCGACAGCCGGATGGAGATGTCATCATCGATCATAAGACGTCATTGGGCGGTAGAGATGTGTTGAAAAAAAAAGCGGTAGGATATGCTGGGCAATTAGTCACGTATGCTCAAGCTCTTGAAAAAGCCACTGAGAAAAGGAGCAAGAGCTTGTGGCTACATTTTGCATTGTCTGGAGCAGTGGTTCTTCTTAGCCAGAAAGAATAA